From Punica granatum isolate Tunisia-2019 chromosome 1, ASM765513v2, whole genome shotgun sequence:
TCTTAACATTGCGATTAAGAGTGGCAAAGCTCGGGGCCCCACTCATAGTATTTGCACGATTACTTCAGACGATAGAGGTACATTTGGGAACAATGCTTGTTATAATTGAATAGTTGGATGATAAGATACTATGATCCTCATTCAGAAGTGCCACAACATTTATCTATCTGGATTAACCTCTCAGGTGAGGAATAGCATTTGTCTACCATGGCTTCCATGTTCCCGGCGCTTGCAACACGCTACTAACAATTGGTCCTCAATTTCATGGTGCAATTGATGATGCAGCTCGACACCTCAAAGATGCTTATGACAGTGTAAGATGGAACTCTTGCTGTGCATTTGAGCTGTTGGACATGATAATGGTACTTTTGACATCAACTGCTGACAATAGAGCAAGAAGGGCATTCCTGTCCCTCGAATCGGGCCCGGTGTATAgagtttttttataattcttcCTGGTTTCAACTGGCTTCCACATTTTAATGGACTGAAATTTCCATTTGCTTTGTGGGAAAGGATTTAGAGGGGAGACAACAGAGATAAAAGAGTTGAGCCTGCTCCATTGGTCTAAACGAGAAAGCTTTGATTTACATTCTGATGCGTTATGATTCCATCTTATCCTTACTGTGATCTTCTGTTACTTATCGCAATATTAAGTGGGTctaatattaattgaaatttatgCAGACGGATAATAAGTAAGCAGCGTTACCTTTTCACTTCATCATCCAGTTCTCTCATTGTGCCGGCCTGCTCTTGATTTGAGCTGCTCATCGAATGAAATTTACTCAGTGTATATGCTTagaagattttctttttcttcctatgGTATTGCCCTACTGAATTCCTGGTTGAACCTGTGAACACATTACTGGATCTGGTTCTTAAAATTATTCACTGTGATGAATCTTGTTCTTCGATTGTTAGAAAGTAAATTGCGCATTGTGCAAGTGTATGGAGATCTAGTCCACAGAAGGGAGTGCGAGAGTGAGATCAGTGCTCTGTTCCTAGAGATGGTTCATTGCccaatatttattattcatcTATAATATGTGTTCTGATCGACTCAGCTCAACTAACTAAATTTCTGCCCCAGTGTTTTCAGGCATGCATTTGACCAGAAGAGGTTGAAACAGCGTCTGTACCGACATCCGCGGGAGGATGTTCTGTCCACCGAGTGAAGCACACATTGAAAACCATATCTTGCAACTTTGAACTGagtgttttttttaatgaaatttcacCGTACCTGTTCTTTGGCACCAATTGAATTACTTGTTTGTAATTTGTAAGTATGAAGTGGCGAGGAATGACAATTGAGTCGATGAATTATTGAACAACTCATTGTTTCCTTTCATGATTCTGTTCTGGAAACGGAAGTAGTAATGGGATATCTGCAATTTTTGTTATCATAATTTTGGCTTCAATCATTCTAGTTGAGATCCAATGATCAACAGTAGAGCGGAGTAAACTCAGTATTGATTGCATATCTATAACTCTGCAATAATTCTGCAGCTTTAACGGTGAAACGGTTAATTATAAAGTGCCAAACAATTTCAGGCAATTCGATCAAACTTTAATGAGTCCATGTTAGATCCCAAGCCTAAAAGAGGAGACCTATTTTGATCAAACTCTCCAAGGCTTGTCTATAAATGGTCAGTATGTAGACATCTCAAATGGTCAATTCTCAATAGTCGCACATGCACGTGATCCTGACTATCGACTTAAATGGATGTGTCTATAATCAGTAGGACAATGCAATCAAAGTAACTCCTCAGTTGTTGTATAAACATGTGATCCTGAGTATTGATCAATCTTGTCAATGGGTTAGCTTTCTTAGGAAGCTTAGTAAATCATTCATCTAAACTGTTACGCATTGTTGAAAAGATTCCCAGGAATTCGGTGAAGAAGTATGTTTTGATATTTCTTATACGTACTCTCTCTGTTTCTGGTAAATTTCTCATGCTTTGCTGCTCGGTCGACCCAAGCCGAAGGTCAAGCCCAGAAATCCAAGATTGCCTACACCTGTTCAAGTTTAGAGCTCTCCATAACTACACGTACATCAAATTCCATGACCTACAGTTAGAGCATTTTTAGTGTAATACTAGGTGAATTCGCGCGTGCTGCGCGGCCGCCCTTATCTATTAAATGTTatgaatattaaatataataatttactaattttctttacatgaatattgaattaattatattgtaatatgtaattataatttttttggttgctatataaattataaaatataattctaCGATCTCTATCGTATCTTAAACTTATATTtgacaaatattttatttttccaaggAATTATTCTAGTAATTATCttaaagattttaaaaatcatacttatttttatttaaatttatatggtagaacaaatattttttaatttttcaaacataataattaaaagggaATAAGAATGGCTATCCAAGAAAGAAAAGTGTAATACTGCCACTATTACCGATTGGACAAAGCCGATCCACTAACATAGAGCTCTTTACATCAACATTTATTGGGCAGTATTTCAATGAAggtataattatatattgaaattacTGAAAGTGTTTAAGCCTCCTTCATGAGGTAAATATTTCAACAAATTGAttgagaatttttatttcttgcatgcattaAGAAACCCTAATTTCATGAGAAgtgataatttaataaataaaccaATTTTGtgttgaaagaaaatatatatttagtaaAAAGTGCAAACATACCTCTTCGTCAAGAAAATCATGtcaaaattaatgattttgttACTCCTTGTATTCACGGCATCTCACACTTTTGTAAATTTCACTCTATTTTGATGtatattttttagatttcaattttttcatcatATAATAAATCTTTGTAGCGCCTTAAAATCTGCAAAATTAGatatagaaaatataaataacaaaaaaattaattatagtcACATGTGAGCATGAATTTAGTCTTGCCTAGAACACACTTCATCAAGTTTAATGGAAGAGAGAGGTCATAGTCACCTTTGCTCACGTTGCACACCAGAATGTTACTCTTCTTTAAAAGATTCCAGCAATATGTTCAATTTCTGATTTTTCGtgagatatatgtatatatataaagattagAAGAGTCAAATCGACATATATAATCTACATATGTTTttgtatataatttaattggcatatatatatatgtatgcacaTATATGCAGGCGGCATATATATGCTCTATATATTAAACAGCATACATAATCTATAAACTGCACACATATGTATAGTAGATATATGCaaaccacatatatatagattatatataaaatcttgCAAACggcatatatatgcacacatataAGCAAACgctatatatacaatatatgcatataatttgGACTCTATTTCAttctatataatttatatattggactatattaaattatatcttGAAATTCTTGACTGCGCATAAGTCTCTTTCACGAAGTAATCATACAAGAATATAAAAGATTTCCTAAATAACAGctaattaatcataattttcTGAAAAGCAGCTAATTAGATCTCATCGTGTATACAGTTGCATAATTAATcataaagaatataaaaaatttattgaatagCATTTAATGAAATAGTCTACTAGATATTATGTTCTCTTGTATATGTTTTATTGTGCTATATACAAATAACATATATTCTATGGTAtagttaatataaaaaaatttttaatacatAAATGATAATGTGACAAAGTAAGAGAGTTccgtttcttatttttgatgatgtggcgAGAGAATTGAATCCGTgctttgtttatatatatatatatatatatatatatctttgtgTGTGTGCGTGTGAACAGATTCAAAGCTGGTTTTAGGCTAACTATATTATGAAGACGATGAGGTCGGTAGAAAAGAAATTGgcattactattattattggtATTAGTTATTATTCTGTACATCAGATGATCGATCGAGTAGTTGAGGAAATGGGGAACATGCAATTTATGAATTCACCGGCCTTTTAATTCTTCTTTCCTAATTGAGTTGAAATTTGCGTGCCTTTGCATATAGTAAAATGTTGGTACTCAAGAGAGGGTATACTGTATTGACGCATCTTTCACCTGATAATCGAGAGGCTTCAGTTTCGATATTCAGCGGGATTACCGgtactcttttattttaatataataggTTCATGAGTTTTccttataactgaaaaaaaaaaaatcaaaagtccACAGTTGCATGTGGAATTCTGAGAAATTAGATCTCAACTACTTGCATTAATGCAATTCGTATCACATTCGGGAAATATCATTACTGCTTGATCGCAGTTCAGTAGACTGATCTAATCTGTCATATCGACCGACGGGTTTACGATTTGTATAGTGGACCCTACATGGGAAAATTGGAGACGCAGAGGTCATTTGAATAATTGACAACTATCTGTTCTACAAGATCTCACGTTAGCTGAGACCAGTGGATAGTATCTTCTCAATCCATTTTGTAGCTGTGTGCCTAAACTATAAATAGGCCTAGACCTCATAGCTCTAAGCACTAAGAAGCAAAGCATTTCTTGGTTTTGAGCTCTTCCTTGTCTTCTCAAAATGGGAAAACTTCGTAAGCATGTCGGGATATTGAGCCTACTCCTAGTGTTGCTCCTCGGTATAGCCGAGTGCCGGAGAATCGAGGAAGACACGTTCTCCGAAGGCGATGGAGGAGGTTTCGGCGGTGGGGGTGGTTTTGGAGGTGGAAAGGGGGGTGGTGGAGGATTAGGTGGTGGTGCAGGAGGAGGATACGGTGGTGGTGCCGGTGGCGGCGGCGGTGCTGGTGGTGGTTTCGGAGGTGGAAAGGGTGGTGGCGGAGGAATAGGTGGTGGCGCCGGTGGAGGATCCGGTGGTGGTGCTGGTGGTGGCTTTGGAGGTGGTAAAGGTGGTGGCGGAGGAATAGGTGGCGGAAAAGGTGGTGGTGCTGGTGGTGGCTTTGGAGGTGGTAAAGGTGGTGGCGGAGGAATAGGTGGCGGAAAAGGTGGTGGTGCTGGCGGTGGCTTTGGTGGTGGAAAGGGTGGTGGTGCTGGCGGAGGAATAGGCGGTGGAGGTGGTGCAGGgggtggcgctggtggcgGCTTCGGAGGTGGAAAGGGCGGCGGAGGAGGCATTGGTGGTGGCGCaggaggaggtggtggtgcAGGCGGAGGTGCCGGTGGTGGCTTTGGAGGTGGAAagggtggaggaggaggaattGGGGGTGGACATGGTGGCGGTGCTGGAGGAGGTGTCGGTGGTGGCTTTGGAGGCGGAAAAGGAGGTGGTGCCGGTGGTGGATTCGGCGGTGGAAAAGGTGGTGGCGTAGGGGGAGGTTTtggtggaggtggtggtgcAGGTGGCGGTGGAGGTTTCGGCGGTGGGGCTGGAGGAGGATTTTAACTGGCTCTGCTGCCTAAGCGGGCTGTTGTACTCTCCATCTTGATTTGCCAATAGGCTAAATGCCAAGTGTATCGGCAGAATTACGTATACGGTTCATATGTATGCCgattaagaaataataataataataagttgaAGGATAATTAGATGTCCTTCATTTTAATTAGTTGATGTTTCATTTTCACTAAAGTTACTTTAGTTAAGTATCGACAATAAATTGTTCCGGCAGCACAGTCTCGTTAAAtgaacatttttctttcgTGGAAAACTGAAAACGATAGACAACAACATTTAGATTGTAATTGTATGGATGTGTCATCCACGATCGACCTAGGGGAACGATAGGAACTAATCCAGCATGTACGTAGTCTAACTGTAACCTCATATATACAAGTCCCTTTCATTTCTCTCCAtttccctctcctctcccttCGAACTACATGAAATCAATTGGAATGTAGAACCTATATTATACAAAACAAACTGGTGATAATGAGAAAAACTTGGTGGCTTAATTCTGTGGATGAAATCTTCGTGATATTTATTTCAGAAATGCTACTCCTGTAATCGACATTGTTGATCAATCTCTCTCAGGTCTCATGCAATATTAGTGGCATTAAATTAATAGACTAAAATCATTTATGAAAACGCATATTCTTCTCATAGTTGTATTTTGCATTCGTTATTAAAGTTTCGGTATAATACATTTTATCAAAACATAAAACATTTATacagaatttttttattttcaatgatatttttttttgtgtactCTAGTATTCGAAAAGTGGATCACAACAAATCTAATTCGAACCGAGTTGGTACAATAATGGGGTAAAATTCTCctagtatgaatttttttcattcacaaaactcgaactcgagattttacttaagaaaaataagtgttgAACAGTTTGAATCAATTCATATTAGTTATTTTCAGTAATATTTTACCACAAATTTGAACAGAATAAACACCATCAAAAGTTCATGAGAAGGGCAAAGGCGTagtctatatatctatatctatctccCTATATATCCAGTAAAAGCAAAACAAACCGTGCAATGCAATAGATGATCTGCtatcaatattttaaaaataaatgttacTTAATATGCAAACATAACAAACAAATaattctaccaaaaaaaagtagaaattattattaacctatgtacatctatatataattataaaagctAATGTAACTCACCGGGTATGCCATGTTGGACATAGATGGCTCCTGGTCGAATGACTTCTAAATTACAACTAATCATAACACAATAAATGACATGTTATAATTTCGTCAGATATAGTTTCAAAAGTTCTTCAATTACAGAAGTCAAAGAGTCATTTTTATATGTacttatgtatttatataaaagaaaaactcactGATTGTGGATATACAATCTCATTATCTTTCACAATAACAATATAGAACGTATTCTATCATATGAACCTATGGATCTCCCATTATTATAAAagcacaaaaatatatatctaacaCACTATTCTGTAAATAAAGGTCTCGACCTCACAAGATAAACATAGAGACTTTATCAAAATTGcataagacaaaaaaaaaagaataaaactcACTTCCTCCTGGACAAGTTTAGTCACAAATAAACGTTTGTGTTACTATTTCTTTGGATTATATCTAAAAAATCTAGTCCACTCGTAAGCGTAGGCCTTTcgactattatatataataaatagaaCAAATTGGCTAGAATAGTAACAATCTTTATAATAGTAAAATTAACAATTAACCCTACAATTATTTTACAAGTTACTATTGTAAACTATacatttaaataataaatggaaaTTAAAATTGGATATTAGAATAATCCCCCTTAAATaattaagcatatatatagaaattattaCAAGTCACCAATTATATGAATTTGTTGCCAAACAATACAAAtataacattaaaaaataaggTTGTGAAAcaacaatttaaaaaaatattaataaccTCGAAAAGCACgacatttgcactttttctaaatatagcacgattTTTGAATTAAAGGAAGGGGAAGAGGCCGATAGCGATGGTCGCGGCGGTAGCCAACACCCCCCAAACGAGGTCGCTGACCATAGCAGAGGTGGCCGACAATCTTGATCAGGATGGTGATCGCCGCAATTGGGGCCCCACAAACGAAATCAAAGGAATCCCAAAATTGGGGGCTTTTCAATTCTATTGGTGGGGGCATCAATTGTGGCCACCACCCTCCCAATTGAGGTGGCCGGCCACCTCTGCTATAGCCGGCAACGTCGATTGGAGGGGTGGTGGCTGTTGTCGtggccaccaccaccggcccCTTTCCCCCCTTCCTGCAATTatgcttctttcttttttaatttttttagaattatttttaattaaataaaagcaTGTAGGCCACACTAGTGCAATTATGTTGTGTCACGTTGTACCGTTAACGCCACACCAATCGTTACTATTACATTTAACGGAATAATTAATGTCGTGCTAGAATCACAACTAATTCTAAAGGTCATGTCTTTTTGTAGTATTTTTCAAAGGTTGTGTtgtatttaggaaaaagtacaaagtTCATGTTTTTTCTTAAGTTATTACCctttaaaaaaactaaaaataaaatttataaatgtgAACTGAATTGATCAGTATGTGTAAATTGGGTATCTCTAATATATTCATGTACTTTACTGGTAATTAAAGGAGGACGGAAtgcattttaaataatataatttacatgCAAATAAGGGACTAAACATctattatatcatataataaaaattttctgcAGTGCATTTAATGCAAGAATCATTTGAAAAATTACTATTGCACATGTTTTACTGAAACAATAAATACGCGTGTGAAAATAGATGTTTTTGAGTATAATTatttaagcatatatataaattatcacAAACCACTATATTTATggcaagaaaaagaaaaagaaaatttgaaaataaggaTTTGGCATAACactatataaaaagaaaatgcaaaataaaatttataaatctaAACTACATCGTTATGTATGAACTAAATATTTGAATCATATTCATACATTATATCCGCAGctgaatcaatatataatatatataaaataaaataatcactTGCGAAATTGTCATGAAATCAAATCTTGTTGGAAAATAACTAACTGATGCTATTCATGGAAGTTAccaaacacaattattacaagaCACGATTCTATGAAATCATGGcaaatgtaaaaataaaaattcagcattttgaaaatattcgTTTCGTAAATGTGCAAGGTCCAGTTTGTATGTATCCTAATGCAATAGTTGTAATGAAACTGTATATTGTATTAACAGTTACATAGAGAAATTATTTGTgctcatttattagttatttataagttatcttttattatattaggcTTTTGACTTTCTttgtgacaaaaaaaaataagtcgTGTTCATCCACCGCTTAACAACCCTGctgaatatttaatttaacttaaatAATCAGGCGGGTCCCCGAATCCATTTTAAGGCTTGTCCGACTGAGCAGACAGTTTTAAGgtaatcaataaattatttgtataAGGATTGGATTGGCTCAACATTATACAATAGACCTCAACAAAATCTCCCacattaatttaaaaaatgaatccCCCCAACAAGACCTGGTGAAGAATCATTTATTACGTAGAGATGGGCCATCACTTGCACCGCAATAACTCTATATCCATGAATTATAGCTCTTTCAACGCTTTTGCATGTGACATTAGGCCTCGTGCGAAAATTTCTTCCGCACCCATAAAATCTATAATGATGAAAGTCAGCGTACCATGTTTGATGTGAATAAGTGGAAATGATCTAGCATTACATTAGACATTATCATGCAGTTGCTCGTGAAGAAGGCCATAGGGCCTCGTTCAAGAAAAGAATTTCTTGTCCGATTTTAATATCTACAAAAATCGAAATTGTGGAAGCCTTTAGACCTTCTATTGCGATCCGATTCGTTATTTCTTATGCCGCTTCGAGATTAAGTTATTCTTGCTAAATAATTTACGTGCTTTTTAAACAAAGTGAATTGGGGAGCTTCTGAGAAACGCCTATTCTATTGACCGGACAATAATAGTAGTAGTACtaataacaacaataataataataataataataatttcaacaAAAATGCATCATAAACCAATGGGCAGCTGTCTTTCTCTGCCTCAGTTTTTTCGGGTTCTGATTGATTGATGatcattatattattatattttatgacATTGAGTCAGACCTAGGAATAGCATAGCAGCCAAGTTGAGGCAATTTGTTTTTTATAGTAATGCAATTTATTATGctgaattatttatttagcATTCACTTCTCGACACGTGAAATCCTCTGATTTGCAGTTTGAGGAGGCATTAGGTTCGTTGGAGGTTgtatgaaataaatattttcgaAAACTCATCCTATTATAGTCTCCAGTGTAAAAAGTACTTATATTATTAAGCCCTTATATTTCTAAGGATAtactaccaaaaaaataaaccatAAACCCTTCTGAAAACTATATAAGTATAGTTCACATTCATACTTAGctggaataaaaaaaataataattcactTCTCATTAGTAAAATTTCACGTGCCCTTAATTTCTTTTAGATTTTCATATACGATGTTTTGTTGGATCCCACATATTTTTGCAAGTGTAGAAATTATTTTCTAGAGCAATTAGCAGTTATATTGTCTCTTTTTTTGGTAGGCAATATAATATtgtctaattttttaatctatGTATTTGCCTTCAATTTGCCATAATCTAATTTCTATACGCCAGAGAAGAATCGCATAATAAATACAgtagtattatatatattaaactcTTTCATGgtgattatattatatataatctcaTAGATTCTCGATAGACATAATTATAATCATTCAATGGCGTTGGATGTCTCCTAACCAATCTATCCTGCATTTGCTTGACAAGCGAGTTGTCACTAAAAACAACCTCACCAAAGAAGAATCTCCAAAGACGATTTAGAGTGcctttggattgagagttgagttgagttgagttttggttttaattaatttgtaatgattatattgttgaattatgaaaaaagtgtgaaaaagtaataaataattgagaaaaaataatgattaagtaatgattgtgttgttgaattgtgaaaaagtaatgaatagttgagaaaatttaatattaaaaattgaattgaatggttaaaaatatttaaaaaataaaaaaaaaataatgattgtaatgttaaattgaagataaatgaaATTGAGTTAAACTTTGTTGCGAAAACAAACAAACCCTTAATTTTCATCATGTTTACTTTTCTCAGTAGGATTCATAACATTAGTTATAGGGGAAATGAATAGGAGAATGAGGAAAAGATTATAAATGATAGTctaaattatttcattaagttaaaatgacttaatgaataagtaaaaatttttaacttaatgaaacaagtcatttttcatttatcagtgtttttaattattcacaaaatattttcttatccTTATTATTCATCTCATCTTCCTATACATTTTATTCGTTAATGAATTAAGTGTTTAATTTTTGATCacttaatttattaaacaCTACATTAGGTTACCttcatttattttagtttAGATGTATTTTGGCTTTGGATTTACATGTCTCGCTCCACGCAAGTCACACAGTGTCTTACCCATACTTTAGACAGTTATTGTcatctgtttttcttttctttttttttttaaattcttttagaTTTGCATTGGAAATCTAAAATTGTGGAATTTTTTAGTTTCATGGATTGGTTCTGATTTTTGCTGCGGCATTAAATGTTTGTTTCTTCTATAAAATCCAACACAAAAGGGTCTCTCATCATCTCTGCCTTCGCCATTACTATTCATCTATCTATtcgattcttcttcttccccacTTCTTGTTTAGTCTCTTTAATTTGGACGTTTAAACCTTCCAATAACGATTTCAATTCATTTTGATGTCGCATTCCTTCTCAATTCTCCCGTtctgaaattaattaagaaagtcTTTGTTTCGCGTTATAATATCTTATTCATCCTGTAACTACAAGCTTAACTTCACTCTTGCAGTCAAATCCTTTTGAAATATTCGTGACTCTTATTTGATTTAGTCGTGAGTACTTTCCTAACACTCGATCGGGTTACCGTATTGGGATTTATCCAGATTCACATTCTTTGATGTGTTTCTCTGCCAATATCCTGCAGAAGCCGTGGTATAGCAATTACTAGTTCTATCTTATTCATCTTTCATTGAAATACAtaatatacacacatatatacacgGTTCCAATGGGCACACCATTCGATAGACAAAACACAGCTCGGGTTGTATTTACGGCCTCGGTGTTCTTGGTTTTGCTTGGGATTTGCTTGGGTAAGAAGCTGGTTCCCGCACATTTCATTTTTGGAGATTCCTTAGTCGATGCTGGGAACAACAA
This genomic window contains:
- the LOC116203399 gene encoding glycine-rich cell wall structural protein-like — encoded protein: MGKLRKHVGILSLLLVLLLGIAECRRIEEDTFSEGDGGGFGGGGGFGGGKGGGGGLGGGAGGGYGGGAGGGGGAGGGFGGGKGGGGGIGGGAGGGSGGGAGGGFGGGKGGGGGIGGGKGGGAGGGFGGGKGGGGGIGGGKGGGAGGGFGGGKGGGAGGGIGGGGGAGGGAGGGFGGGKGGGGGIGGGAGGGGGAGGGAGGGFGGGKGGGGGIGGGHGGGAGGGVGGGFGGGKGGGAGGGFGGGKGGGVGGGFGGGGGAGGGGGFGGGAGGGF